One stretch of Paenibacillus sp. AN1007 DNA includes these proteins:
- the yaaA gene encoding S4 domain-containing protein YaaA has translation MKQVSIRTEYIKLDQFLKLADCIPTGGMAKAILQEGLVRVNKESEERRGRKLYPGDIVEVDGEGTFEVVAE, from the coding sequence ATGAAGCAAGTATCGATTCGTACGGAATATATTAAGCTTGACCAATTTTTGAAACTGGCAGACTGCATCCCTACTGGAGGTATGGCCAAAGCCATCCTGCAAGAAGGGCTTGTACGTGTGAATAAAGAGTCTGAGGAACGCCGTGGAAGAAAGTTATACCCTGGGGATATCGTTGAGGTAGACGGAGAAGGCACGTTTGAAGTGGTTGCAGAGTAG
- a CDS encoding sigma factor G inhibitor Gin translates to MEEHAEHTCIICEQRKKEGIFIVSEFICDTCEAEMVHTDAQDAKYNFFIHQMKQIWVQKNA, encoded by the coding sequence ATGGAAGAACATGCCGAACACACATGTATTATTTGCGAGCAGCGGAAGAAAGAAGGCATTTTTATTGTATCTGAATTCATATGCGATACTTGTGAAGCAGAGATGGTTCATACCGATGCACAGGATGCAAAGTATAACTTTTTTATTCATCAGATGAAACAGATTTGGGTGCAGAAGAACGCTTAA
- a CDS encoding HD-GYP domain-containing protein translates to MGLITLSEVKPGLKLGSDVQTLRGNVLLHKGKIILPKDMEVLRAFMIHQVDIEQERTAVGSISSKGASGATGASSAAAAAEKNGDRTSTVVSVTVTTLQDEYERMVTLTKNAFLSSLAAELPVYELRTQLETLFVHLKQYNVLTFSPRSMKEHDYVYHHAVLSAITSYQLAQWVDLPSKDWMQVAFAGLFHDIGNNKVDPQILHKPSSLTAAEQEEIRQHTKYGYQILKQAKAINEGARLAALQHHEKVDGSGYPLQLTGTQIHIYAKIVAIADIFHAMTLEKIYRKAQSPYLVLEQIQSEAFGKLDPSIVNVFVQRSTQIHNGIRVKLSNNQIGEIIFSDRDHPTRPMVSVEGTIINLMQQRQLYIHEVLG, encoded by the coding sequence ATGGGATTAATCACCCTGTCAGAAGTCAAGCCAGGATTGAAATTGGGAAGTGATGTGCAGACTTTGCGCGGCAATGTGCTGCTTCATAAGGGGAAAATCATTTTACCCAAAGATATGGAAGTGCTCAGGGCATTTATGATTCATCAGGTAGATATTGAACAAGAGAGAACCGCAGTTGGCAGTATAAGCTCCAAGGGGGCATCTGGGGCGACCGGAGCATCATCCGCAGCAGCTGCTGCAGAGAAGAATGGGGATCGGACAAGCACTGTCGTCTCAGTAACGGTTACAACCCTTCAGGATGAATATGAGAGAATGGTTACTTTGACCAAAAATGCGTTTCTCTCTTCTTTGGCTGCTGAACTGCCTGTATATGAGCTTCGAACACAGCTGGAGACTTTGTTTGTGCATCTCAAACAATATAATGTACTTACCTTTAGTCCACGCAGCATGAAAGAACATGACTATGTATACCACCATGCGGTGCTGAGTGCAATTACTTCGTATCAGCTGGCCCAGTGGGTAGATCTTCCCTCCAAGGATTGGATGCAGGTCGCTTTTGCAGGTTTATTCCATGACATTGGGAATAACAAAGTAGATCCGCAGATACTTCATAAACCTTCTTCATTGACAGCAGCTGAGCAGGAAGAGATCCGGCAGCATACAAAGTATGGTTACCAGATACTTAAACAAGCCAAAGCTATTAATGAGGGGGCCAGGCTTGCCGCACTGCAGCATCATGAAAAGGTAGATGGATCGGGATATCCATTACAACTCACTGGAACTCAGATTCATATCTATGCCAAAATTGTAGCGATTGCGGATATTTTCCATGCGATGACCCTGGAAAAAATTTATCGTAAAGCTCAATCTCCTTACCTGGTATTAGAGCAAATTCAAAGTGAGGCATTTGGTAAGCTGGACCCGTCCATTGTCAATGTCTTTGTGCAGCGTTCTACTCAGATTCATAATGGAATTCGAGTAAAACTGAGTAATAATCAAATTGGTGAGATTATTTTCTCGGATCGCGATCATCCTACACGTCCAATGGTATCTGTGGAAGGAACCATTATTAACTTGATGCAGCAGAGACAGCTCTATATTCACGAAGTGTTAGGCTAG
- a CDS encoding YheC/YheD family protein, whose protein sequence is MGIQRVSSKWAKTAVLQRSRHVNEYIPVTRKYSRQTLERMTELFPANYIKPDRGTYGNGVMRVKTNRTTLAAPPSEDTPTDAQSDEGSEGAASSDSGKSEQNHPVMLEITTYHLQQGTEERVFHSLDELENVLNERIGKRDYIIQQGIPLMKHENLPFDLRVLTQKNLQNNWETTGIVGRVAAPGKIITNIHGGGRLATFEELVLPHLKRDEYKKLKHELYRLGIHTAVQLQSSFPRLKEIGLDIALDEQGRPWILEVNTLPGIYAFGLLPDKDAYRKIKRYAIAYGRLPSKKRKSKKTTSKVRASTAKRRTAK, encoded by the coding sequence TTGGGTATCCAGCGCGTCTCCAGCAAATGGGCCAAAACAGCTGTTTTACAGCGCAGTCGCCATGTAAATGAATATATACCTGTGACCCGAAAGTACAGCCGGCAAACGCTGGAGCGAATGACCGAGTTATTCCCAGCGAATTATATCAAGCCGGACCGGGGAACGTATGGTAATGGAGTGATGCGGGTAAAAACAAATCGAACCACGCTTGCAGCTCCTCCATCTGAAGATACGCCCACAGATGCACAGAGTGATGAAGGGTCCGAAGGAGCAGCCTCATCCGATTCTGGCAAATCAGAACAAAATCATCCGGTTATGCTCGAAATTACGACCTATCATCTTCAACAAGGAACGGAAGAACGAGTCTTTCATTCGCTCGATGAACTTGAAAACGTATTGAACGAACGCATTGGGAAACGTGACTACATCATTCAACAAGGCATTCCACTGATGAAGCATGAGAACCTACCTTTTGACCTGCGTGTATTAACCCAGAAGAACCTGCAGAACAACTGGGAAACCACAGGTATCGTAGGACGGGTTGCTGCGCCGGGAAAAATTATCACCAATATTCACGGAGGCGGCCGTCTGGCGACATTCGAAGAACTTGTACTCCCGCATTTGAAAAGGGATGAATATAAGAAGCTAAAACATGAACTTTATCGCCTCGGCATTCATACTGCAGTGCAGCTGCAAAGCTCATTTCCAAGACTTAAAGAAATCGGGCTCGATATTGCTCTGGATGAACAAGGACGCCCCTGGATCTTGGAGGTGAATACACTGCCAGGCATCTATGCTTTCGGCCTGCTCCCGGATAAAGATGCCTACCGCAAGATCAAACGTTATGCCATTGCTTATGGGCGCCTGCCCTCCAAAAAAAGAAAATCGAAAAAAACAACTTCGAAAGTGCGTGCTTCTACAGCTAAACGCAGGACTGCCAAGTGA
- the recF gene encoding DNA replication/repair protein RecF, with amino-acid sequence MFVNSIELQQFRNYEHLKLDSFGPVNLLIGQNAQGKTNLAEAIFVLALTKSHRTSRDKELIHFGEERSRLMAEVDKKYGAVKLELSLSQQGKKAKINGLEQRKLSDFVGSLNVVMFAPEDLEIVKGTPGVRRRFLDMEIGQVAPGYLYHLQQYQKVLVQRNNLLKQLWGKGDSSQAMLEIWNEQLAEHGVKIVKKRKQFIKKLQKWAETIHQGITGGGEVLRLAYLPSFSEAAEEDEAVLMEQFMIKLSQMKEQEIRRGTTLSGPHRDDLSFFINEREVQTYGSQGQQRTTALSLKLAEIELIHEEIGEYPVLLLDDVLSELDPFRQTQLIETFQSKVQTFITATGIESLNVDKLKDASIYHVHAGQVER; translated from the coding sequence GTGTTTGTAAACAGCATAGAGCTGCAGCAATTCCGCAATTATGAACATCTGAAGCTGGATTCATTTGGTCCTGTCAATCTGTTGATTGGACAAAATGCACAAGGCAAGACCAATCTGGCCGAGGCTATTTTTGTGCTTGCACTCACCAAGAGCCACCGCACCTCCCGAGATAAGGAATTGATTCACTTTGGTGAAGAACGGTCAAGGCTTATGGCCGAAGTCGACAAAAAGTACGGAGCGGTCAAGCTGGAACTATCCTTGTCGCAGCAGGGCAAAAAAGCCAAGATTAACGGCCTGGAGCAGCGAAAATTAAGTGATTTTGTCGGATCGCTCAATGTGGTGATGTTTGCCCCCGAGGATTTGGAGATTGTCAAAGGCACACCGGGGGTTCGCCGCCGGTTTCTTGACATGGAGATCGGACAGGTAGCTCCGGGTTATCTTTATCATCTGCAGCAGTATCAGAAAGTACTGGTGCAGCGGAATAATCTGCTCAAGCAGCTGTGGGGAAAAGGAGATTCATCCCAAGCAATGCTGGAGATCTGGAACGAGCAGCTTGCAGAACACGGTGTTAAAATCGTCAAAAAAAGGAAACAATTCATAAAGAAACTGCAAAAGTGGGCCGAAACGATCCATCAGGGCATTACCGGAGGCGGAGAAGTCCTGCGCCTGGCCTATCTTCCCTCGTTCAGCGAAGCCGCTGAGGAAGATGAAGCTGTCTTAATGGAGCAATTTATGATAAAATTATCACAAATGAAAGAGCAGGAGATTCGCCGAGGCACAACGCTGAGTGGGCCGCATCGGGATGACCTGTCCTTTTTCATTAACGAACGGGAAGTACAAACGTATGGCTCTCAGGGGCAGCAGCGCACAACGGCGTTGTCTCTTAAGCTTGCGGAGATCGAACTGATTCATGAAGAGATCGGAGAATATCCGGTGCTGCTGCTGGATGACGTATTATCCGAACTTGACCCTTTTCGTCAGACCCAGCTGATTGAAACATTCCAAAGCAAGGTACAAACCTTTATTACCGCTACGGGAATTGAGAGCCTGAACGTTGACAAGCTTAAAGACGCCAGTATCTATCACGTTCATGCCGGACAGGTGGAACGCTAA
- the remB gene encoding extracellular matrix regulator RemB, translated as MYIHLGGEKIIRSSELVAIFDISIEKSSKISKQYVTHAEQEKTVEHIGEEEAKSIVVTKNIVYYSPISSATLKKRAHHFPDL; from the coding sequence ATGTACATTCATCTGGGCGGTGAGAAGATCATCCGTTCTTCCGAGTTAGTTGCTATTTTTGATATATCGATTGAAAAATCCTCTAAAATATCCAAGCAGTATGTTACACATGCAGAACAGGAAAAAACAGTCGAACATATCGGTGAAGAGGAAGCAAAGTCCATCGTGGTGACGAAAAACATCGTGTATTATTCACCCATTTCCTCGGCCACGCTGAAGAAGCGGGCTCACCATTTCCCTGATTTGTAG
- the dnaN gene encoding DNA polymerase III subunit beta, which produces MKISIMKSYLNESIQQVSKAISSRTTIPILSGIKFDVNHQGVTLTASDTDISIQSFIPLEEGDKSVVQIDQPGSVVLPAKFFVEIIKKLPSQEVHMEVKENFNTFISAGATEIQLVGLDPEEFPVLPSIEENQTVSIPGDLLKNMIKQTVFSISTHETTPILTGVLWSLADNELKFVATDRHRLATRSAMLDNAEGIRFNNVVISGKTLNELSKIVPDQNTLVDIVVADNQVLFKIDRVLFYSRILDGTYPDTSRIIPTSYKTELVLDTKKLSESIDRAYLLSREEKTNIVRMQTMDSGTIEISSSSSELGKVREEIEPAEFTGDPLKISFNSKYMLDVLKVVESEQLMIAFTGVMSPIILKPLDDSHSLYVILPYRTTN; this is translated from the coding sequence ATGAAAATCAGCATAATGAAAAGTTATCTCAACGAATCCATTCAGCAAGTATCCAAAGCCATTTCCAGTCGTACGACGATTCCCATTCTGAGCGGTATCAAGTTCGACGTGAATCACCAAGGTGTGACGTTGACAGCAAGTGACACCGATATTTCCATTCAATCCTTTATCCCGCTTGAAGAGGGAGATAAAAGTGTTGTGCAGATCGATCAGCCAGGCAGTGTTGTTCTGCCAGCCAAGTTTTTCGTGGAGATCATCAAGAAACTGCCTTCGCAGGAAGTGCACATGGAGGTTAAAGAGAACTTCAACACCTTTATCTCCGCAGGTGCAACGGAAATCCAACTGGTTGGTCTGGATCCGGAAGAGTTTCCGGTACTGCCAAGCATTGAAGAGAATCAAACGGTCTCCATTCCAGGAGATTTACTGAAAAATATGATTAAACAAACGGTGTTCTCCATTTCCACTCATGAAACGACACCAATTCTGACAGGTGTACTGTGGAGCCTTGCAGATAATGAGTTGAAATTTGTGGCAACGGACCGCCACCGTCTTGCTACTCGTTCGGCAATGCTGGATAATGCAGAGGGTATTCGTTTCAACAACGTTGTTATCTCTGGTAAAACGCTGAACGAATTAAGCAAAATTGTTCCCGATCAAAATACACTTGTGGATATCGTAGTCGCAGACAATCAGGTATTGTTCAAAATAGACCGGGTGTTGTTTTACTCTCGTATTTTGGATGGGACATATCCGGATACTTCTAGAATTATTCCGACGTCATACAAAACAGAACTTGTTTTGGACACTAAAAAATTAAGTGAATCGATTGACCGGGCTTATTTGCTGTCGCGTGAGGAAAAAACAAATATTGTGCGTATGCAGACGATGGACTCCGGCACGATTGAAATATCCTCCAGTTCCTCCGAACTGGGTAAAGTTAGAGAAGAGATTGAGCCAGCTGAATTTACAGGTGATCCGCTCAAGATCTCGTTTAACTCCAAATACATGCTGGATGTGCTGAAAGTGGTGGAAAGTGAGCAGCTGATGATTGCTTTTACCGGCGTTATGAGCCCGATCATTCTGAAACCGCTGGACGACAGCCACAGCCTGTACGTCATCCTGCCTTACCGGACGACCAACTAA
- the gyrA gene encoding DNA gyrase subunit A, with protein MAEEMNSQIKDRDIGVEMRESFMDYAMSIIVSRALPDVRDGLKPVHRRILYAMSELGMTPDKPHKKSARIVGEVIGKYHPHGDSAVYETMVRMAQDFSLRYMHVDGHGNFGSVDGDMAAAMRYTEARLSKIAMEMLRDINKDTIDFQPNYDGEENEPVVLPSRFPNLLVNGVGGIAVGMATNIPPHNLGEVIDGVQAMIKNPDITSMELMDYIQGPDFPTSGYILGRSGIRQAYQTGRGSVTMRARTNIEENNNKARIVVTELPYQVNKARLVEKIAELVRDKKIDGITDLRDESDRNGMRIVIELRRDVNPGVVLNNLYKHTSMQSTFGINMLAIVNKEPKILNLREVLYHYLQHQIEVIRRRTQFELKKAEARAHILEGLRIALDHIDEIIALIRSSSNTDAAREGLIERFSLSHDQAQAILDMRLQRLTGLERERIENEYNELMVKIREYREILANEHLVLEIISTELQEIRERFGDDRRTEITVGEESILDEDLIPREEVIITITHTGYVKRLPVSTYRSQKRGGRGVVGMDTKDTDFVEHLFVTNSHNYLMFFTDKGKVYRLKAYEIPELGRTARGTPIINLIQIEQGESVNAVIPVQEFESDKYLFFATRQGVVKKTPLEDYTNIRKGGLIGISLRDDDSLIDVKLTDGQQEIIMGTAHGMSIRFSEGNVRSMGRSATGVKGITLDDQDAVIGMDVVDADLDVLIVTAKGYGKRTPVSDYRMQTRGGKGIKTINVTEKNGAVVSLKMVKTEEDLMIITSSGTLIRMSMDGISTMGRYTQGVKLIHIREDDAVATVSRIDKNEEEPDEDSVETSENGVLPGTESSLEEGMASEVETDDQNEDSGSEE; from the coding sequence ATGGCGGAAGAAATGAACTCGCAGATTAAAGATCGGGATATTGGCGTCGAGATGCGCGAATCGTTTATGGATTATGCGATGAGCATCATTGTGAGCCGTGCCCTGCCGGATGTGCGTGATGGATTGAAGCCGGTTCACCGGCGCATTCTGTATGCAATGTCGGAGCTTGGCATGACACCTGATAAACCACATAAAAAATCAGCCAGAATCGTCGGCGAAGTTATCGGTAAGTATCACCCTCATGGTGACTCTGCGGTATACGAGACGATGGTACGGATGGCTCAAGACTTCTCCCTGCGTTATATGCATGTGGATGGTCATGGTAACTTCGGTTCAGTCGATGGTGACATGGCTGCAGCGATGCGTTATACCGAGGCACGTTTGTCCAAAATTGCGATGGAAATGCTCAGAGATATCAACAAGGATACGATTGATTTCCAACCGAACTACGATGGTGAAGAGAATGAACCGGTTGTTCTGCCGTCTCGTTTTCCTAACTTGCTTGTTAATGGTGTCGGCGGGATTGCCGTAGGTATGGCTACCAATATTCCTCCTCATAATTTGGGAGAAGTTATTGACGGCGTACAGGCTATGATCAAAAATCCAGACATTACATCCATGGAACTGATGGATTATATTCAGGGACCAGACTTCCCTACATCCGGATATATTCTGGGCCGTTCAGGCATCCGCCAAGCGTACCAGACTGGACGCGGCTCGGTAACGATGCGTGCCAGAACGAATATCGAAGAGAACAACAACAAAGCACGTATCGTCGTTACAGAACTTCCGTATCAGGTGAACAAGGCAAGGCTCGTAGAGAAGATTGCTGAACTGGTTCGTGACAAAAAGATCGACGGTATCACCGACCTGCGTGATGAATCTGACCGAAATGGTATGCGAATTGTAATTGAGCTTCGCCGTGATGTTAACCCAGGCGTAGTGCTGAATAATTTGTACAAGCATACATCGATGCAGTCTACGTTCGGTATTAACATGCTGGCGATTGTGAATAAAGAACCGAAGATTCTGAATCTGCGTGAAGTGCTCTATCACTATCTGCAGCATCAGATTGAGGTCATTCGTCGTCGTACTCAGTTTGAGCTGAAGAAAGCGGAAGCTCGTGCTCACATTTTGGAAGGTCTGCGTATTGCTCTGGATCACATCGATGAGATCATTGCATTAATCCGTTCATCCAGTAATACAGATGCAGCTAGAGAAGGTTTGATTGAGCGCTTCTCACTCAGCCATGATCAGGCTCAGGCTATTCTGGATATGCGTTTGCAGCGCCTGACAGGTCTGGAGCGTGAACGGATCGAGAACGAATACAATGAATTGATGGTCAAAATCCGCGAGTATCGTGAAATTTTGGCTAATGAACATCTTGTACTTGAGATTATCAGTACGGAGCTGCAGGAAATTCGTGAGCGTTTTGGTGATGATCGCCGGACCGAGATCACGGTGGGAGAAGAAAGCATTCTGGATGAGGATCTGATTCCACGTGAAGAGGTTATCATTACGATTACCCATACGGGTTACGTGAAACGTCTTCCTGTATCAACATACCGCAGCCAGAAACGCGGAGGACGCGGCGTTGTAGGGATGGACACGAAGGATACCGACTTTGTCGAGCATCTTTTTGTAACCAATTCTCACAATTACCTGATGTTCTTCACGGATAAAGGTAAGGTATACCGGTTGAAAGCTTACGAGATTCCTGAGCTTGGACGGACAGCACGTGGAACACCGATTATCAATCTGATTCAGATTGAGCAGGGAGAATCCGTCAATGCCGTAATTCCAGTGCAGGAATTCGAGAGCGACAAGTATCTGTTCTTTGCAACACGTCAGGGCGTGGTGAAGAAGACGCCGCTTGAGGATTACACGAACATCCGTAAGGGCGGTCTCATCGGTATTTCTCTGCGTGATGATGACAGCCTGATCGATGTGAAGCTGACGGATGGGCAGCAGGAGATTATCATGGGTACAGCTCATGGGATGTCCATCCGTTTCTCCGAAGGCAATGTACGTTCTATGGGACGCAGCGCTACCGGGGTTAAAGGTATCACACTTGATGATCAGGATGCAGTTATCGGTATGGACGTTGTAGATGCTGATCTGGATGTTCTGATCGTTACGGCCAAAGGGTACGGTAAACGTACACCGGTCAGTGACTATCGGATGCAGACCCGTGGTGGTAAAGGGATCAAGACGATCAATGTTACCGAGAAGAACGGTGCAGTCGTCAGTCTCAAAATGGTTAAAACCGAAGAGGATCTCATGATTATCACGTCCAGTGGTACATTGATTCGGATGAGTATGGACGGCATCTCTACCATGGGTCGATATACACAGGGTGTGAAACTGATTCATATTCGTGAGGACGATGCTGTGGCTACCGTTAGCCGAATTGATAAAAATGAAGAAGAACCAGATGAAGATAGTGTTGAAACATCCGAAAACGGCGTATTACCTGGTACAGAGTCAAGTCTGGAAGAAGGTATGGCGTCTGAAGTTGAAACGGATGATCAAAATGAAGATTCAGGCTCAGAAGAATAA
- the gyrB gene encoding DNA topoisomerase (ATP-hydrolyzing) subunit B, with protein MSMNQPSYDANEIQVLEGLEAVRKRPGMYIGSTSAKGLHHLVWEVVDNSIDEALAGYCDHIEISIHEDNSVTVVDNGRGIPVGEHAKMKRPALEVVMTVLHAGGKFGGGGYKVSGGLHGVGVSVVNALSEKVVVTVKRDGHIHQQEYRRGVPQYDLKVIGTTDETGTTVTFHPDPEIFTETKVYDYETLLTRVRELAFLNKGIGLTLTDERTGATNSFMYEGGIIEYVSFLNQKREVLHENPIYVEGSRDNIQVEVALQYNDNYTENIYSFANNINTHEGGTHESGFKSALTRIINDYARKAGVIKDSTGNLSGDDVREGLTAIISVKIPEPQFEGQTKTKLGNSEVRGIVESLFAEKLQEFLEENPSVSRRILEKGLQAARAREAARKARELTRRKGALEVSSLPGKLADCSSKDASISELYIVEGDSAGGSAKQGRDRHFQAILPLRGKILNVEKARLDRILGNAEIRAIITAMGTGIGDDFDISKARYHKIILMTDADVDGAHIRTLLLTFLYRYMRKIIEAGYVYIAQPPLFKIERNKVIRYAGSEKERDEIIASLGENAKFNIQRYKGLGEMNAGQLWETTMDPESRTMLQVSISDAMLADAMFDTLMGDNVEPRRDFIQENAKYVKNLDI; from the coding sequence ATGTCTATGAATCAACCGTCATATGATGCGAATGAAATTCAGGTCCTTGAAGGACTGGAAGCCGTACGTAAACGTCCGGGGATGTACATCGGTTCCACCAGTGCCAAAGGTCTGCATCATCTGGTCTGGGAAGTAGTGGACAACAGTATCGATGAAGCGCTGGCGGGTTACTGTGATCATATTGAGATCAGCATTCATGAAGACAACAGTGTAACCGTTGTGGATAATGGACGCGGTATTCCGGTTGGCGAACATGCCAAAATGAAACGTCCAGCTCTGGAAGTCGTTATGACTGTTCTCCATGCAGGGGGTAAATTTGGCGGTGGCGGATACAAGGTATCCGGCGGTTTGCACGGTGTAGGTGTGTCTGTAGTTAACGCGCTTTCTGAAAAAGTAGTGGTTACCGTTAAACGGGACGGTCATATTCACCAGCAGGAATACCGCCGTGGTGTTCCGCAGTATGACCTGAAAGTGATCGGTACAACCGATGAGACAGGGACAACCGTGACGTTCCATCCCGATCCCGAAATCTTTACAGAAACAAAAGTATATGATTACGAGACACTGCTGACACGTGTTCGCGAGCTGGCGTTCCTGAACAAGGGCATTGGCCTGACTCTGACGGATGAGCGTACAGGTGCTACCAACTCCTTCATGTACGAAGGCGGGATCATTGAGTATGTTTCCTTCCTGAACCAGAAGCGTGAAGTGCTGCATGAGAATCCGATCTACGTTGAAGGTTCAAGGGATAATATTCAGGTGGAGGTTGCACTGCAGTACAATGATAACTACACCGAGAATATTTATTCTTTTGCCAACAACATTAATACCCACGAAGGTGGAACGCACGAGTCCGGTTTCAAGAGTGCACTTACACGGATTATTAATGACTATGCCCGTAAAGCTGGTGTAATCAAGGATAGTACCGGCAACCTGTCTGGTGACGATGTACGGGAAGGATTAACAGCTATTATTTCGGTCAAAATTCCAGAACCGCAATTCGAAGGACAGACCAAAACGAAGCTGGGGAACAGTGAAGTACGCGGTATTGTGGAATCTTTGTTTGCAGAGAAGCTGCAGGAGTTCCTGGAAGAGAATCCTTCCGTATCTCGTCGTATTTTGGAAAAAGGCCTTCAGGCTGCCCGTGCTCGTGAAGCAGCTCGTAAAGCCCGTGAACTGACACGCCGTAAAGGTGCGCTTGAAGTCAGCTCCCTCCCGGGGAAACTGGCAGACTGTTCATCCAAGGATGCTTCGATCAGTGAACTATACATCGTCGAAGGGGACTCTGCCGGCGGTTCAGCCAAACAGGGTCGTGATCGTCACTTCCAGGCAATTTTGCCGCTTCGGGGTAAGATCCTGAACGTAGAAAAGGCACGCCTTGACCGTATTCTCGGCAATGCCGAGATTCGTGCGATCATCACAGCGATGGGAACAGGAATCGGCGATGACTTCGATATTTCCAAAGCACGTTATCACAAAATTATTCTGATGACTGATGCCGATGTCGATGGTGCCCACATTCGGACACTGCTGCTGACATTCCTGTATCGGTACATGCGCAAAATTATTGAAGCAGGTTATGTGTACATTGCACAGCCGCCGCTCTTCAAGATTGAGCGTAACAAAGTCATCCGTTATGCAGGCTCCGAGAAAGAGCGTGACGAGATCATTGCTTCTCTGGGTGAGAATGCCAAGTTCAATATTCAGAGGTACAAAGGTCTTGGCGAGATGAATGCCGGACAGCTGTGGGAAACAACTATGGATCCGGAAAGCCGCACGATGCTGCAGGTATCGATCAGTGATGCGATGCTGGCAGATGCCATGTTTGATACACTGATGGGAGATAACGTCGAACCTCGCCGTGACTTTATTCAGGAAAATGCAAAATACGTGAAAAACCTCGATATTTAA